The following coding sequences are from one Syngnathus acus chromosome 12, fSynAcu1.2, whole genome shotgun sequence window:
- the drg1 gene encoding developmentally-regulated GTP-binding protein 1 has product MSILAKIAEIENEMARTQRNKATAHHLGLLKARLAKLRRELITPKGGSGGGPGEGFDVAKTGDARIGFVGFPSVGKSTLLSNLAGVYSEVAAYEFTTLTTVPGVIRYKGAKIQLLDLPGIIEGAKDGKGRGRQVIAVARTCNLILIVLDVLKPLLHKRLIEHELEGFGIRLNKQPPNIGFKKKDKGGINFTATCAQSELDGDTVKTILSEYKIHNADITLRSDSTADDLIDVVEGNRVYIPCIYVLNKIDQISIEELDVIYKVPHCVPISAHHRWNFDDLLEKMWDYLKLVRIYTKPKGQLPDYTSPVVLPDQHTTVEDFCLKIHKNLIKELKYALVWGSSVKHNPQKVGKDHVMEDEDVIQLVKK; this is encoded by the exons ATGAGCATATTAGCCAAAATAGCAGAGATTGAAAATGAG ATGGCCAGGACGCAGAGAAACAAGGCCACCGCTCACCACTTGGGTCTGCTCAAAGCACGTCTAGCCAAGCTAAGGCGGGAGCTCATCACACCCAAAGGAGGCAGCGGTGGCGGCCCGGGAGAAG GTTTTGATGTCGCAAAAACCGGCGACGCTCGTATTGGCTTTGTAGGTTTTCCCTCAGTGGGGAAGTCGACATTGCTCAGCAACCTGGCGGGGGTCTACTCCGAAGTTGCCGCCTACGAGTTCACCACCCTAACAACAGTACCCGGAGTCATTCGCTACAAAGGTGCAAAAATCCAG CTTCTGGATCTCCCTGGAATCATTGAAGGGGCCAAAGATGGCAAAGGCAGAGGCAGACAAGTTATAGCCG TGGCTCGAACCTGCAACCTCATCCTGATAGTGCTTGACGTGCTGAAGCCTCTCCTGCACAAGAGGCTAATAGAACACGAGCTGGAGGGCTTTGGCATCCGACTGAACAAGCAGCCGCCCAACATCGGCTTCAAGAAGAAGGACAAAGGAGGCATTAATTTTACCGCCACT TGTGCGCAAAGCGAGCTAGACGGTGACACGGTGAAGACCATCCTGTCTGAGTACAAGATCCACAACGCCGACATCACCCTCCGCAGCGACTCCACGGCCGATGACCTCATCGACGTAGTGGAGGGAAATCG GGTCTATATCCCTTGCATTTACGTGCTGAACAAAATCGACCAGATCTCCATCGAAGAGCTTGACGTCATCTACAAGGTGCCGCACTGCGTGCCTATCTCGGCCCACCATCGCTGGAACTTCGACGACCTGCTGGAGAAGATGTGGGACTATCTGAAGCTCGTGCGCAT CTATACTAAACCCAAAGGCCAACTCCCCGATTACACGTCTCCCGTCGTCCTGCCTGACCAGCACACCACCGTCGAGGACTTCTGCTTGAAGATTCACAAGAACCTTATCAAGGAATTGAAATA CGCGCTGGTGTGGGGATCGTCCGTCAAACACAACCCTCAAAAGGTGGGCAAGGACCACGTGATGGAAGACGAGGACGTTATCCAGTTGGTGAAGAAGTAA